Below is a genomic region from Bacteroidota bacterium.
AATATATTTGTTTTGCAGGAAACAATGGTGTAGGCAAAACAAATTTACTTGATTCAATTTATTATCTCTCAATTGGGAAAAGCTATTTTAACAGTATTGACAAACAAAACATTTTGCATAAAGAAAACTATTTTAATCTCAAAGGAAGTTATTCTCGCAAAGATGAAAATATTGAAATATTTTGTGCTTTCACAAATCGGAAAAAAATTACAATAAACGGAAATAATCTTGAAAAACTATCCGACATTGTAGGAGAAATACCAATAGTAATAGTTACTCCTTACGACAACACACTAATAACAGGAGGAAGCGAAGAACGAAGGCGTTTTCTTGACATGATAATTTCTCAACTCGACAAAAATTATTTAATAAATCTTGTAGAGTACAACCGAACAATAAAACAAAGAAATGCACAATTAAAAATCTTATTTGAAAACAGAAGTAAAGATACTTCGCTTATTGAAGTTTACAACACAAAATTAATTGAAACAGGAAGTTTTATATTTGAAAAACGAAAATCTTTTCTTGAAAATTTTACTACAAAATTTTATAATTATTACTCAATTATAAGCGAAAACAAAGAGGATGTACAAATCGCCTATGCAAGTCAATTGAAAAACAATGATTTTGAAGAAGTTCTTAAAAGCGGTTTTGAAAAAGACCTTATCACACAGCGTTCAAATTTTGGTATTCATAAAGACGATTTAGAACTTTTCATTTTTGAGCATCCGGCAAAAAAGTTTGCCTCACAAGGTCAGCAAAAATCATTTTTACTTGCTCTAAAATTAGCTCAGTTTGATATTATAAAAGAAATAAAAAA
It encodes:
- the recF gene encoding DNA replication and repair protein RecF (All proteins in this family for which functions are known are DNA-binding proteins that assist the filamentation of RecA onto DNA for the initiation of recombination or recombinational repair.) is translated as MFFTLIVIYCKDVNIFASIMIFLKKLNIANFKNLKSVELSFKNKYICFAGNNGVGKTNLLDSIYYLSIGKSYFNSIDKQNILHKENYFNLKGSYSRKDENIEIFCAFTNRKKITINGNNLEKLSDIVGEIPIVIVTPYDNTLITGGSEERRRFLDMIISQLDKNYLINLVEYNRTIKQRNAQLKILFENRSKDTSLIEVYNTKLIETGSFIFEKRKSFLENFTTKFYNYYSIISENKEDVQIAYASQLKNNDFEEVLKSGFEKDLITQRSNFGIHKDDLELFIFEHPAKKFASQGQQKSFLLALKLAQFDIIKEIKKIKPLFLLDDIFDRLDKNRATQLLDIITKNGYGQIFLTDTNATRVNDVFKKIGKEIEIFNVENGNIINN